One window from the genome of Eublepharis macularius isolate TG4126 chromosome 15, MPM_Emac_v1.0, whole genome shotgun sequence encodes:
- the HMX1 gene encoding homeobox protein HMX1, producing the protein MPDEAPDGPRSASARVSSFLIANLLGADAKAERKPDGARGGHPERLLLPGGPAGPCAPACCQCRAARLALGPPGYPRRESALDWYRGAHVAFIGCASPETSDRDSPEIPEEAAAGGCAPLAPELSPAERRAELARGGGGGSSRSSPAEERGEESEGGEGRALGGRKKKTRTVFSRSQVFQLESTFDVKRYLSSSERAGLAASLHLTETQVKIWFQNRRNKWKRQLAADLEAAHLAPPAQRIVRVPILYHENSPAAAAAAGALACFPLQPPPPPHASPPLLAYPLGPFPAAAAAPFLRSQMPGLV; encoded by the exons ATGCCCGACGAAGCGCCCGACGGCCCGCGCTCCGCCTCCGCCCGCGTCTCCTCCTTCCTCATCGCCAACCTGCTGGGCGCCGACGCCAAAGCCGAGCGCAAGCCCGACGGCGCCCGCGGCGGCCACCCGGAGCGGCTGCTGCTGCCCGGCGGGCCGGCGGGCCCCTGCGCCCCCGCTTGCTGCCAGTGCCGCGCCGCCCGCTTGGCGCTGGGGCCGCCCGGCTACCCGCGCCGGGAAAGCGCCTTGGACTGGTACCGAGGCGCGCACGTGGCTTTCATCGGATGCGCCAGCCCGGAAA CCAGCGACAGAGACTCGCCCGAGATCCCGGAGGAGGCGGCCGCGGGAGGCTGCGCGCCCCTGGCCCCGGAGCTGAGCCCGGCCGAGCGGAGGGCGGAACTGGCccgcggcggtggcggcggcagcagccggAGCAGCCCCGCGGAGGAGCGCGGCGAGGAGTCGGAGGGCGGCGAGGGGCGCGCCCTGGGCGGCCGCAAGAAGAAGACGCGCACGGTCTTCAGCCGCAGCCAGGTCTTCCAGCTGGAGTCCACCTTCGACGTGAAGCGCTACCTGAGCAGCTCCGAGCGCGCCGGCCTGGCCGCCTCGCTGCACCTCACCGAGACGCAGGTCAAGATCTGGTTCCAGAACCGCCGCAACAAGTGGAAGCGGCAGCTGGCCGCGGACCTGGAGGCCGCCCACCTGGCGCCGCCCGCCCAAAGGATAGTGCGCGTCCCCATCCTCTACCACGAGAActcgcccgccgccgccgccgccgccggagcgCTCGCCTGCTTCCCcctgcagccgccgccgccgccccacgCCTCGCCGCCGCTGCTCGCCTACCCGCTGGGCCCCTtcccggccgccgccgccgcgcccttcCTGCGCTCGCAGATGCCCGGCCTGGTCTGA